One window from the genome of Candidatus Effluviviaceae Genus V sp. encodes:
- the zapB gene encoding cell division protein ZapB, with protein sequence MQLPGLEELETTVAKAAEEIGGLRSENRRLADLLRAVGKEMDALAGQLSGLEAGRKLDARKRKRIEDRVKSIIEKLR encoded by the coding sequence ATGCAATTGCCCGGACTGGAAGAGCTGGAAACCACCGTCGCGAAGGCGGCCGAGGAGATCGGCGGCCTCCGCAGCGAGAACAGACGGCTTGCGGATCTTCTCCGGGCTGTAGGAAAGGAGATGGACGCCCTGGCCGGACAGCTCAGCGGACTCGAAGCCGGCCGGAAGCTGGATGCGAGGAAGCGCAAGCGCATCGAGGATCGTGTGAAGTCGATCATCGAGAAGCTTCGCTGA